From the Trifolium pratense cultivar HEN17-A07 linkage group LG4, ARS_RC_1.1, whole genome shotgun sequence genome, the window ATTGTAAATTAGTAGTAGACGGTGTTGCCGGTAAACTCAACTTTCGAATTTATTAAAAGACAAGTCAATAATGTTGTTTAGATGATAATTTGAGCATCAACTGCTAGTTACTTAAAATTGGACTATATACCATCTTGAATAAAATaagttaagtttttttattgtaaaacaTAAGGTctagtaaaatatattttactcgCTCTGTTCTTTTTTAAGTGTTCAAAAACGTCGGATTTAGAGTTTCTATTTAACTGTCTATTTGGTGTTTTAAAGATACAATTTGTCAATtacttttatctttttcaataaaactaattaatattatatatttagaaAACTAAATACAAATAATCTCTATTTGGTGTTTTAAAGTTTTATCTGATGGATATTAGACAAAAACacttatgtaattttatatacaAATAATGTTTAAATGGTGAGGGGTTTGTCTCGTCGCTActtttagggtctgtttggtaaaaataagctataagctagctgatagttgataagctagctgatagctgaaaagctagcttatagctgatagctgaaaagctagctaattgaaattaaagtgcttggtaaaattagcttttgaagtggttaataaatataaaatgacataattgatagtgggtagtttattttttagagtgagtagttattaaattaaagggtaaaaatggaataaagtgtaaaaagctataagctataagctcaaacgctacttgaaatagcatccggaaaaaagctataagctagtaaaaaaagcttgttaccaaacacctctaattttttgaaacaagtcTATAAGCTCATagaataagctataagctagcttatttatgttaccaaacacacccttagcttatttttattttttttaacagtttagcttatttttattgatatgcTATGTTCAATTAATGATCTGATAAGTCACGGAGAGATATGATCATATGATAATGCATATatcttagattttttttttttttacaattagaaaattttattttaagttttacatattttattttaatttttaaaacattattttaacgatatgaaaaataaaataataagatttgATCAACATATATATTGTCAAACTTAATACATCAGCAAAAAAATCCCTCAAATATACATGaatattagaaataattttattttggtacgGTCCTAATAGATTCAGAAGGTACCGAGTCACCTCACCTTTGTTTTTATGttgttaatattaataatattcatcctttaaaattttataattttatcgaTGGACGCTGAACAaagatcacggttcgatcctccgTAACTACGATCGAGAGTGTGCTGAATCAGAACTGATCTCTAAATCAGATTAGATGATTTAGTGAACCAGAGatgatgatttgttttttaagttttgatgattaaaagtcaaatataaatgtgtcaaaaaaagtcaaatataaaACTGGACTTATTTAATGATGTAAATATTAAGCACTCGCGTGCACTTAAACTTCAATAAATTCATAACAAAATATACCAACATTATACTGGAGTATTAAAATTATCTTACAAAGGATTTCAATtgaaaaacatttttcaaagttaaaattttaaagcgTGCAAAGGCAATATTAGTGGTTTTAGCGTGCAAAGGCAATGTTAgtcattcattcaatttttttctctcgtTATGCTCTTTGTGATTTATCAACCATCAGAttaaaaatatgagagaaaatatgagagaaaaaaattgaagagaatccaaattcgtggttttattttttagcgGTGATATTCAAACACACAAATTTGCAACCTAAAGTAAACTGAAATATATTGTGTGTTTATTGGATTAAGGCCAGggaaaatttcttaaaaatacGGAAACTATATGTGTATGTGAGATGTCTGAAGTTAAAAGTAATTTGAcaccttcatttttttttttgggttaaaatttgacatgaatgTATAAGTATCTTCTTACTACACACAAAATTCTCTAAGCTCCCAATTCTACCTCTTCCCATACCAAGGACCCTCTCTATTTTTGATATTCTCCATTTTTGAAATTAccaaagttttaaaaatataaatacaataatgTGACATTTTGTGAGtctaattatttaatattgatTCTAAAACTCTTTAAAACTAGTAATGAAGAGATAAAATAAAGAGGATCCTATTTCACCAGTTACCCATTGACGCTGCACTCTTTTTGCAAAGAAATATTTAGGTGAATCCCTTTTGTCAATAAATTTCATATGTACTCGACCAACATAAATATCTTCAAAAGCCTCAAGTCTTTGACCACAAGACCACCACCATTAATAGGTCGACACTCGACACATCCTCCCATTGAACCCAAAAAAAGTCTTACTTCCACCCTATAAGAAACCCTTTAAATATGAAGAACAACCTTCCATATATACTTGCAAAAGTATTTTAAAGAAAGATAAGTAGACGATAGAAATTGCAACCAACACCGAATTAATAAGCATCAACCGACTACCTAAGCAACTTGTATGTCAATTCTTCCACGACGATGACCTCCTTAATGACCCCTCCGGTCTACATAAAAATTCTCCTATGGTTCGCCCCAATCGATAGTCCAAGATAGATGAATGATAACCTTATCACCCTACAATTTTAAAAGATGTCGTCGAGGAATATATCAGATATCAAGATTGATGCTAAAAAGCTTGCTTTTGTAGAAACTAGcatgacacccgtgcgtccgcacgggagtcgcggcgttgccgctcctcatttggtaagatgaaatttattggaaagtagattaaaatattaaaaaaaaaataaaaaatagaaggcatataatatttggtaaaaaaaaaatagaaaaagaacaatggtaaaatcaTCACCAAAATCTCAGATCTCCATATTAatataggaatataaatatagataatgtcaaaattataaaaaaaaaagctaccttattaaaaaataatgttaaaaatataggtcttgtaaaaatcaccaaaaaacctatgttaaaaaatatagataatgttaaaaaatataggtcttgtaaaaatcaccaaaaaacttatgtcagtgtattaatatatgagtataaatatagtcatgtaaaaattattaaaaaaataagtaatcgtatgtgaaaatataggtctcacaacaatcatcaaaataattaggtcaccgtattaaatatgagtataacctgtaaaattgtaaaaataaaataaaatagacaacttaatttttattttatttttgttacaaacaacttaattaatatataattaagagTATAAGTCTcgtagaaaccacacaaacaaaaaagtttccatattaatatatgagtataaatataggtcccgcaaatattataaaatatggGCAAGCTTATtaatgagtaaaacacatatgTCCCCATATACCCAAAgaaaaaacacataggtcccagaaatcacacaaaagattaggttctcgtattaatatatgattataaatatagcTCAAAAAagaatagtaaaaaattgaaaactaaaatttatttgaaaaagtgcaaaaaaatagtaatttattggtgaattaagatgagggtataataggaagatagtgtgcaaaaatccactttcttaatttagtgttatcattctaactggacacttataaaaaaacggaaggagtaaaatattaaaattgaattaaCCACCtcaagaaattttttaaaatattgaaattatttactaactttcaaatatgacacaaaatacccatgaaaatgatgatgtgtcaaattattaagtaGGGGTAACATGAGATTTTCACatgtatcttatttttttaggtcttgtaataaatatatatgtgagtatgaatatagtcccgtaaaaattattaaaaaaaggcaaccttattaatatgttagtgaaaatataggtctcacaacaatcatcaaaataattaggtcaccgtattaaatatgagtataaatttaggttctacataaattattaaatatcaGTAAACCTTGTTAATAAGAGCATAAATATAGGTCTCGCATAATTCACATAAAAGATTATGTCcccgtataaatatatgagtataactcgtaaaattataaaaaaaaacaaacaactttattaatataggagtaaaaatataaggtccgtggatataacaaaaaaaagaggttcccatattaatatgaatatagcacgtaaaattattaaaaaaaatagacaacataatatattagtaaaaacacaagTTCTTTGAGAATCACAAAAAACAGGagattttcgtattaatatatgagtataaatacaGATCTCACAAAAAATGGTAAAAAACTGAAAACttcattaataagagtaaaaacataggtctcgcagaaatcccacaaaaaattagatcattatattaatatatgagtataaatatatgccatgtagaaattatgaagaatggacaactttattaatatatgattaaaaatacaAATCTCGTAGAAATCGGAAAAACAATAGGTTCTCCCATTAATATCTGAGTATAAATTTaggtcctacataaattattaaagatcagGAAACCAcctcaagaaaatattaaaatattaaaatattgaaattactTATTAAAATATCTGACCAATGTATTGAtgacataaaatattaaaatggaagtaaacacctaaagaaaaaaaatttgggttacatacaaaaaattggatttttagataaaaaaaaaatcgcgggagaagtaacaaataaagtggagttttgtggttacaattgggcatttaactcatattggttccaaaaatataacaaattaattcgtatggcttagtggtaaatataataagaagtgtaactaaaaggttaaggccTCGAATCCAgctgagaaatgttagaaattttttagcatttttctactgactttttttgataaagacacaAATACCCttaaaaatgattatgtgtcaaaaaatgaaataggggcaaattggtgatttcttatgtatcttcttttcatatattgtagattcACTTTTTAAACCAAACATTATAGTTCAAACTCTTTCAATCTAACTTTCATCCTTTACAAATTCTCCACATAAACCTCATAAAAATCGCATTATCCGCATATTAAAGATACGATAACACACAGTATTCgaaatatagaaatatataaatagattattataattataatatattcttCAATTGAGACAGTTGTTCATGGCATACGTACCTAATGTTCACTAATGTTAGTTGATTACTAATTAGTTAGATTATATAAAGGCTTAGTGtaaactattttcatttttgtgcCAAATTCATCTTAATCAATACACTacacaagtgatcaatcatttCTCTCTATTCTCTTTCTATTTTATGGATGTCATTTTTACTATAACTATAACACACCACCTTCGAATTACTCATCGGATTCCTCTTAAAAAGCTATAAGGTCAacacactagtagaaaaatgacttttggataagggattccactactggtatgtgaataccagtagtgaaatacatttgaccaaaggattccactacggatATTTGtataccagtagtgaaaagttcatagacaagggatttcactactggttttcttaaatcagtagtgaaaagtaaacacggtggcaatgttgtaattacgttgaaatttgttttaattggatttcactactgATATGCGATTTCCACGGTAGTTAAATCCCTTAACTTAGAATTATACGCTAGTGTGTTCttttgttcattcaattcaTTCCCATATGCAGTGTTCATTCAATTCTCCCAAAAGCAGTGtgtcttcttcatcttcttcgtccCACAAATCCCACAAATCCCAAATCGTTAGACTTCGAAATCCCAAATCATAGCATAAAACTCTTTGAAATCCCTAAATCCCAAATCCCTAAATCCCAAATCACAGCAAACACGTAAAATTATTCTCTTTGAAACCCTAAATCCCTAAATCCTCTTTCACTGTAAGTCAATTTAGAGTCTTCTAAACCTCCCGAACAAACCGATTTCTCCTCCCTCCCTTACGACGTTCTCAACAAAATCGCATCCTCCTTCGACCAGCCGAATCTCCAATCAGCTTCTCTAGTATGTCGGTCATGGTCGGAGGCGTTACGGCCATTAAGGGAAGCGATGATGATGCTTATGTGGGGGAAACGGTTCAAGCACGGTAAACGAGGTGTTCGTTAGAATATAGAGAAAGCGCTTGATATGTTTACCAAAGCTGCTGCTCGTGGTTCTACTCTTGCTATGGTGGATGCTGGGCTTATTTATTGGGAGAGATGTGAGAAGGTTAAGGCTCTTGATTTGTATCTTATGTTTTGCTAGCttagttgatttttttgttgCCGTCGTCGGGTGGGAGGAGTAGATGACAATGAAGCTATGATGCTAACAAGTCTCTGCAAATTACGAAACATATTAGTATATTGTGATTGTAAATTGTGCCTATGTTCTGTGCAGGGATTTTAATAAATTGGGTTGAAGGAGTATGATTATGAGGTTTTGTTCACATATTCCATCATTCCAtgtctaattaattttttagtacTGCTGGATTATGTGTAGGGCTTATTTCTTTGGgttaattaagtttgtttgtagGGATTTTATTAAAGTGTATTGATGTTTTGATCTGATATATTTGTTAGTAATGCTATTATTATTGGTTTGGCTGTCCATGGTTATTGTGAGGAAGTTTTCCATTTGTTTTCATTAGGCCGAATGGGTTGACGTTTACTGGTGTTTTGGTTGCTTGTAGTCATAAGGGTTCTCTTTGCAATTTGCAGGTGATATTCATCTGATGTGAGTTGATTATAAGAACTCAATGGAGAAATGGTTTGGGAAGAGAGCATTGTTATGTCGCCAAAGAATGCCCGTTTTGTCTTCCTATCTGCCACTGTCCCTAATGCCAAGGAATTTGCTGATTGGGTGGCAAAGGTTATTTAATCTCAACTTGATTTCATTGAATCTCTAATGATCGACTTATTGTTGGTTATTTTTTGTGAATGAAGGGATGTGTATTGATGATGGTCTTATGATTTGGGTTGATTGCAGGTGCACCAACAGCCTTGTCATATTGTTTATACAGATTACCGGCCAACTCCCCTTCAACATTATATTTTTCCTTCTGGAAACGAGGGTCTGTACTTGGTTGTTGACGAAAAGGGAAAATTTCGCGAAGACAGCTTTCAGAAAGCTTTGAATGCTCTTGTTCCTGCTGCTGATGGTGATAGGAAAAAAGAAAACGCCAAGTGGCAAAAAGGTTTGGTGCTGGGCAAGGCTGCTGAAGAAAGCGACATATTCAAGATGGTGAAAATGATCATCCAACGTCAATACGATCCCGTTATACTGTTCAGCTTTAGCAAGAGGGAGTGTGAATTTCTTGCAATGCAGGTACGTTCTAATTGATGTTTATTGTTAAGAGTATAACTTTATTGTTTATCTCTCTGGGCACATTTACCATGCCTCATGCACATCTCTGATTTTTAGCAGcgttattaatttaaaaaaaaaaaatcatctcttAAACCGAATTCTATTTTCTCTCGTCAATTCTATCACACCCTACAATTTAAGAAAACAACGATTCCGTAGGACTAGTAGATTTCAGATTTATTAGGTTTGCCTTATTTGGAGCTTTACCTGTTCTTTGCTACATAAGCTTTGTATGCTTTATTTGGAGTTAAGAATTTGTTTTTCTATATCGGATTATACTCTGAAGTCACtcatgaattttaatttttgcttcTCTTTGGTTCTTTGATCATTGTTGTTTTCTAATTTCCATATATTGCATGAGATTGGGATGGGAATCCTTAATGCATTCTTGAACAGTCTCATTTCTTTTTTATCTATCTTTTTCTGCTTTGGAATTGGAGAATATATCATCCCTTTGTAGTTATGCGTTGCTCCAAAACTAATTTAAATGGGTTCTTCTATTACAAAATATAGTATACCAAAATGGTTTTGTGTTGATTTTTTAGGTTTCAAACATGCTCCCCTTGCTGAAACGGGGAATTGGAGTGCATCACTCTGGATTACTCCCAATTCTAAAGGAAGTGATTGAGATCATATTTCAAGAAGGACTAATCAAGGTTAGTGAAAAAAGCATGAGATATAGATACTTCATCTATATAAGTTTTGAACATGTACATAACCGGACACCCGTATCTTATTTTTGTCAAAGTGATTGGAATATTGTGTAGAATAGTTCAATAAGCAATAGTAGGCTAGTTTATAGCATTGGTAGCAATTTGTCAGTGGGCTTGCATGCTACTATCCTTGAGCCAAAATGGCTCCAAATTCCAACAAAGCCAGGATTAGACTCTGATGAAGGGTCATGAACAATGAGCAGAGCATTAAAAAGAGGCCACCAACAAAATTctaaccatacataccactacggatatgtgtaaatacccgtagtggaatccccatgatttatattaaaaaaatttgaaacccATTAATGTGAGTTATAGAATAGTTAATTAAGAAGCACATTAATGTGAAATTTGGTCTTAAACATGTTACCTGGCTTATTGAGCAGAACAAAGCCCAGCTTGTTGTGATTGCTCATGATGTGGACCCAATTGAATTGGTTGTCTGGCTTCCAGCATTGTGCAGGAAGATGGAAATTCCATACTGTATTTTTGTAGTTTActtaaattgaagtatttttgtAGTTTGTCTCTGAAAGTAAGCAGTGGTCTCTGTTGATGCTATTGGCTTATTATTAAGTGTCTTTGTTTTTGCAGATAATCACAATGCTTTGACAATTGTTAGCATATGGTTCCCAGTGGTTTTCGTATGTGCGTCACTGTTTTGGACTGTTTATTTTGGACTATTTTAGGATGGTTTTATGAAGATCGAAGTGTTCGTTGATTTTGAAATGTTGAGAGCATTGATGAGGTTACTTGGAAATTCAACATCACTAGCTTCATGTCGTTTTCATTAGTGGTAAATTAGTTGGTTCTATGGATAGAgttttttttcatattaatgGGCTGTATGCTTGGAATTAGACTAGATATAATTAGTGATAATGTTAAGCATTGACTTTTAATGTGTTGAATGTAACTTGTTAGGAATTGACAATGACTTGTGGAAAATATATTCggaattatgtcaattttctttTGCGTTATTAGCTACTAGTAATTTCTAGGTTGTACGTATAATTTCTGCGCCGGAAGACCATATAATTAATATGCAGGCACAGGAAGctacaaaaaaacgaaaaaatgaaaaaaaaaaaaaaaaactaacataccactacagATATTTACAAtaatcagtagtgaaaactacacataccactacgggtaaaaGTAatgacccgtagtggaatcctcaattctaaaaaaaaaaaaactggaaaccatacataccactacggatatgtgtaaatacccgtagtggaatctcatacataccactacgggtatttacaaatacccgtagtggaatcccaaattcttaaaaaaaaaaaactagaaaccatacataccactacggatattgtaaatacccgtagtggaatctcatacataccactacgggtatttgtaaaaaccgacgtggaatacccataatattaaataataactacagtggaaaccatacataccacgacgggtataatAAGGCCCGACGTGGAAAGTATATACTTACAACGTCGGCTGTGTttactactggccgcggccagtagtggaaagtcTGTTTGGCCAGTAGTTGTAtctcctttctgcactagtgacAGTTTTTTCCATTAAAGAGCTCAACCATTCCATTATTGGCCGTTAAGTATTATCATAAAGAATTATACATATGGTgacatataataaaatttagagTACTGTAAACAATATAGCAAATTCAGATGCAAATTGGATCCAACTACGGCTGCAACATGTGCACCGCTGACTAGATTATTCCTACTGACTTAAGTGAGAGCAAATTTATTTCACATTTTCATCaaagataattaaatattagCTATACAAGCCTATAAAACAATGAGTTAAGCTGTGGACATACTTTTGAAATCAATATAAGTTTCTTTCCTTaagtaaaaaattaacaaagttAAAATGATGTTTAATCTCAATTAGATTTCGATTCTTTGGGTTGGATAAATGTCAAGATACGTCAACGACTTCTAGCTCAATTGGTATAAAATTTCAAAGTTATTAGGTCGGACATCATTCTCAAGATTCAAACTCAGCTCTTCCACTTGAGTGTTTgagtttataataattttatcatttagtctacgtaaataataataataataataataataataaaaaagaaatgccAAAAtgtttcatagttttttttttaagaaaaaaatacttCATAGTTATTGTcatggatttaattgatatgcatcgacggtgtaaaataattttacactgtcaaccaatatcaaccatatttttcgccacatcaccccacttcactccattttcttgatatgacatggcaaaataatggtaatttattggacgattgtgtaaaactattttacactgtcggttCATATCAATTAATatgctaaaaactaaaaagacaAATTcgattgtattattttaaattttaatgctattaccttctttttttttgcgTTAGCCCTCCGGTTTTTAGGGAAAGTGAACTCTAGTAATTTAGAGTTTGACCGTGAAGTAAATAAAATCTGATCAATAATTTGTTTCACCTAAAAATTGAACTTGGATTCTTTCAAACGATCCGTCATTTGGTGAAACTTATTAAGCACTTGAATTCAAATATTTAGATTACACATTAAGCGGTTTGAGActaaacaaaaactaaaatctttgtGAGTCACTAAACTATGTCAacttttttatctaaaaaaatataatttgtataaaatactaaaatattttaaaagtttgtcaTGTTCTATACTAGTAGTATTTAGTTTttgcaaattaaaataatgactCGAATGTttataattacttatttttttataatagatttaTGATTACTACTCCTCCAATCCATTATTATAGAGTAGATGGTACATTCCCGGGAATATGCTGTACCAAGCCTTTTGTACTTTTTATActattttgaatgaaaaattCCTTTTGtacttttgaattttgattgacGCTTGGAAAACgatcaaataataaataaatagaaaaataaataatgatgatgatggtaaGTAATATACGAGGGCTATGCGCCACATAAATACATGattttacttatttcttttGCATCTCACTCTCACGCTACAAAGTGCAACAAAAAGTGCATATTCTTCTCTAATTTCTTTTGCTTGGACTTCGAATCTATTGAGATTGTAGGACCAACACAACTtggtatttttttaatcttttaatagACAAAAATGTATTATTGATAAAAGCACAAGTTATGCTAATAGTAAGTAAACCCAATAGAATAACACTAAAATCACATCAAACAGGTTCGAATTTCGACGAAAGATATATTCACATTTaatgtttaataatattttggacaagattttttttttttcaatggagAAAATCTATAGAAAAAATCACCAATAAAAGTTGATGAATTGGTATTTTTATCTACGAACATTATAGAAAATAGAAGCATAACAAGCC encodes:
- the LOC123882013 gene encoding DExH-box ATP-dependent RNA helicase DExH9-like isoform X2 yields the protein MVWEESIVMSPKNARFVFLSATVPNAKEFADWVAKVHQQPCHIVYTDYRPTPLQHYIFPSGNEGLYLVVDEKGKFREDSFQKALNALVPAADGDRKKENAKWQKGLVLGKAAEESDIFKMVKMIIQRQYDPVILFSFSKRECEFLAMQIITML
- the LOC123882013 gene encoding DExH-box ATP-dependent RNA helicase DExH9-like isoform X1, yielding MVWEESIVMSPKNARFVFLSATVPNAKEFADWVAKVHQQPCHIVYTDYRPTPLQHYIFPSGNEGLYLVVDEKGKFREDSFQKALNALVPAADGDRKKENAKWQKGLVLGKAAEESDIFKMVKMIIQRQYDPVILFSFSKRECEFLAMQVSNMLPLLKRGIGVHHSGLLPILKEVIEIIFQEGLIKIITML